Proteins encoded together in one Oncorhynchus nerka isolate Pitt River linkage group LG19, Oner_Uvic_2.0, whole genome shotgun sequence window:
- the LOC115147006 gene encoding dnaJ homolog subfamily B member 5-like: protein MVLIWTQFGVKTKNGKCKVRVMNRNDSSGSSSGENQKDQEVPVLSRPMGKDFYKVLGVESDSNEDEIKKAYRKMALKFHPDKNSAADAADKFKEIAEAYEILTDSKKRVIYDQFGEEGLKNGGGVSMAGKENNPHHYSYHGDAHETFSTFFQGSDHFDIFFGPDGEEELFNPFNRFTFSKGDGYHGNYGPNGEKLRRGRRQGVAVVHDLLVTLEEVFHGCSKHMKITRHRLNPDGRSLRTEDKVLNVVVKKGWKEGTKITFPREGDETANSKPADVAFILKDKKHPHYKRDGSNIVYTAKITLKEALCGCTVNVPTLDNRTMPLPCSDVIKPGAIRRLRGEGLPHAKTPTTRGDLVVEFQVAFPDRIPPQSKEIIKHSLIGC from the exons ATGGTTCTTATCTGGACCCAGTTTGGAGTGAAAACCAAAAATGGCAAGTGCAAGGTCCGCGTTATGAACAGGAATGACAGCTCTGGCTCTTCATCAGGG GAGAACCAGAAGGACCAAGAGGTTCCTGTTCTGTCCAGGCCTATGGGGAAGGATTTCTACAAGGTCCTGGGTGTCGAGTCTGACTCCAATGAAGACGAAATCAAGAAGGCATACAGGAAGATGGCCCTGAAGTTTCACCCCGACAAGAACAGCGCTGCGGACGCCGCGGACAAGTTTAAGGAGATTGCAGAAGCTTATGAGATTCTGACCGACTCCAAGAAAAGGGTCATCTATGATCAGTTTGGAGAAGAAG GTCTCAAGAACGGAGGCGGGGTGTCCATGGCAGGCAAAGAGAACAACCCCCATCACTATAGTTACCACGGCGATGCCCACGAGACCTTCTCAACATTCTTCCAGGGCTCCGACCACTTCGACATCTTCTTCGGGCCCGACGGCGAGGAGGAGCTTTTCAATCCCTTTAACCGTTTCACCTTCAGCAAAGGTGATGGTTACCATGGTAACTACGGCCCCAACGGCGAGAAACTTCGTCGCGGGCGACGGCAGGGCGTGGCGGTGGTGCACGACCTCCTGGTAACCCTAGAAGAGGTGTTCCACGGCTGCTCTAAGCACATGAAGATCACGCGGCACCGCCTCAACCCAGACGGCCGCAGCCTTCGCACTGAGGACAAGGTCCTGAACGTGGTGGTGAaaaagggatggaaggagggtacCAAGATCACCTTTCCCAGAGAGGGTGACGAGACGGCCAATAGCAAACCCGCTGACGTGGCCTTCATCCTCAAGGACAAGAAACACCCCCACTACAAGAGGGACGGGTCCAACATAGTCTATACGGCAAAGATCACCCTCAAAGAA GCTCTATGTGGATGCACAGTCAACGTCCCCACCCTCGACAACAGGACGATGCCACTACCGTGCAGTGACGTCATCAAGCCCGGCGCCATTCGGCGGCTGAGGGGCGAGGGGCTGCCCCATGCCAAGACCCCCACCACACGTGGCGACCTGGTGGTGGAGTTCCAGGTGGCCTTCCCTGACAGGATCCCTCCCCAGTCCAAAGAGATCATCAAACACAGCCTCATTGGGTGCTAA
- the LOC115101112 gene encoding protein huluwa-like, producing MSQIDPSTPPSNLSEGLSIISLRLLLILLIPCVVLLLLLNCLFLGYKLHIFSKKNRKRQDHESILQSTLSTRQRMTIISEAPFVPNQDGKGGYISVSEPILAQALSSPRSSSNDKAAVEQSIRFVRLVGATDDGGSESLGAPSAIFATTADTNSRIDQPRRSSVYSRNKIGWRRSAPVLPQSSDSEAELPNLVPPNSPALNDTHSRVTPDQRHMRRCSTMELQYVLNNTEEHKFDMVEFECEYASSIPPETSCFVASDNSSTMGPGLDSDFGASAGVSLRILSADSDGLTNRMWASGMDWDYYDPCYVRERHIPKQKDHKPALHTKHYWV from the exons ATGTCGCAAATAGACCCTTCAACACCACCCTCAAATCTGAGTGAAGGTTTGTCAATTATAAGTTTAAGACTACTTCTTATTTTACTCATACCGTGCGTGGTTCTTCTGCTGCTGTTGAACTGTTTGTTCCTGGGTTACAAGTTACACATTTTTTCAAAGAAGAACAGAAAAAGACAAGACCACGAAAGTATTTTACAGTCTACTCTTTCGACGCGCCAGAGAATGACCATAATATCAGAGGCGCCATTTGTCCCAAATCAAGATGGGAAAGGAGGTTATATCTCTGTTTCAGAGCCTATTTTGGCGCAGGCCTTGAGCTCTCCACGTTCCTCTTCAAATGACAAGGCAGCAGTGGAGCAGAGTATCCGATTCGTCCGCCTGGTTGGGGCCACAGACGATGGTGGTTCGGAGTCCCTGGGGGCTCCGAGCGCCATATTTGCGACAACAGCCGATACCAACTCCAGGATCGACCAGCCCCGTAGGTCAAGTGTGTACAGTAGGAATAAAATAGGGTGGCGCAGAAGCGCCCCTGTCCTACCGCAGTCAAGTGATTCAGAGGCAGAACTGCCTAACCTTGTGCCACCCAATTCACCTGCGCTAAATGATACACACTCAAGG GTAACACCTGACCAGAGGCACATGCGTCGGTGCAGCACCATGGAGCTGCAATATGTATTGAACAACACAGAGGAACACAAGTTTGATATGGTTGAATTCGAATGTGAATATGCCAGTAGCATACCTCCAGAGACTTCATGCTTTGTTGCATCTGACAACTCTTCCACAATGGGTCCTGGATTGGACAGCGACTTTGGAGCAAGCGCAG GTGTCTCGCTCCGAATTCTGTCTGCAGACAGCGACGGTCTCACCAACAGAATGTGGGCCTCAGGAATGGATTGGGACTATTATGACCCGTGCTACGTGAGGGAGAGACACATACCCAAACAAAAAGATCACAAACCTGCATTACATACCAAGCATTATTGGGTATGA